The genomic window CTAACGCCGCGATCGGCTCTGGCGTGGGGCCACGCTCGATCGACTACGTGCTGGGCGTACTCAAGGCGTACACCACGCGCGTCGGTGCGGGGCCGTTCCCCACGGAGCTGGACGATGATATTGGCGAGTATCTTGGGCGCATCGGGGTGGAGTTCGGGGCCACCACCGGGCGGCGGCGTCGCTGCGGTTGGCTCGATGTGGTTGCCGCCCGTCGCGCGGCGATCGCCTCGAGCTTGGATAGCCTGTGCGTGACCAAGCTCGACGTGCTCGACGAGCTCGCTGAAGTGAAGCTGTGCACGGCATATCGCCTCGACGGTGACGTGCTCGACCTACCGCCCGACGACTCGGAGCGCCTGCGCGACTGCGAGCCTATCTACGAGACACTTCCCGGCTGGCAGTCGAGCACCGCGGGGGTGAGTGAACTCGAGAGGCTTCCCGCTAACGCGCGGCGATACCTCGCGCGCATCGAGGCTCTGGTCGAGACGCCGGTGGCGATGGTGTCCACCGGAGCCGAGCGGGACCACAACATCGTGTTGGAAGACCCTTTCGACGGCCCTGCAAGCCCGTAGCCTCGAGCCCCGGCGCAGAGTCGCGCTCGGCGCGCCGACGGTAACAACCCGCCAGTCCCTTGAATACACACGCTGGCGTCCCCAAACTAGACGACCGGTCAAATGTGCCGCGCCACCGCCTCCGGGTTATGGCGCAAGCGCACGATTATCCAGAGGAAATGCAAAACATGATCGAACTCAACGACGGCAACTTCGAGCAAGAAGTCATCAACTCCGACGTGCCCGTGCTGGTCGACTTCTGGGCCGAATGGTGCGGCCCCTGCCGGATGCTTACGCCGCTCATCGAGCAGCTTTCGAGCAGTTACGAAGGGCGCGCCAAGGTGGCCAAGCTCAACGTGGACGAGGCCCAGCAGGTGGCGATGAAGTTCAACGTCCGCTCGATTCCCACGGTCATCCTGTTCAAGGACGGCAAGGTGCAGGACACAATGGTCGGCATCAAGAAGCAGTCCGACTACGAGCAGGGCTTGGACGCGCTGCTGGCCTGATTGCGTTATGGGGCGGCCGAGCAATGCCCGCGACCGCCTGCTCGACAGCGCGGTCGCGCTGATCCACTCGCGCAGCTACGAGAGCGTGGGCGTGCAGGAGCTGTGCGAGCACGCGGGCGTGAAGAAGGGCAGCTTCTACCACTTCTTCCCCTCAAAGGAGGCGCTCACGGTGGCCCTCCTAGAGCACCGCTGGAGCGTTTTTCGCGAGCAGCTTCGCCGCGAGGTGATGGACCCCTCCTGTGAGCCTCTCGCACGCGTTCGGCGCTTTGTCATGATGCACGCCCAAGCGCAGGTTACCCTGCGCGATGACTGTGGGCGCACGCCAGGGTGTTGCTTCGGCAACTTGGCCGCCGAACTCAGCACACTCAGCGAGCCCGTACGCTGCAAGCTCGAGATGGTCTTCGCCGAGCAGACGGCACTACTCGAACAAGTGCTGGACGAGGCGGTGGTGGCGGGCGCGATTCGGGAGATCGACGTGCCGGATGGTGCGCGCGCCATCGTCGCGTTCGTACAGGGGACACTCATGCTGTCGAAGCTCCACAATCGCCCAGAGATGGTCGAGGAGTTGGCCGACCACGCGCTCGCGCTAGTGAGAGCTGGCGTTGACGAGACCATTAGCGACCGCGCGCGACCGCGCAGTCCTGCCTGAGACAACTTCAACTGACATCAGGGATGTGATGCGTATAGCGACCTGGAACGTGAACGGCCTGCGTTCGCGCCTAGAGTTCGTCCTGTTGTGGCTGCGCGAGCGGCAACCGGACGTGGTGGGCTTGCAGGAGCTTAAGCTCACGCCAGACCAGTTCCCAGCCCTCAGCTTCGAAGCCGAGGGCTACTCGGCCCTCGTGCATGGGCAGAAAGGCTGGAATGGCGTGGCGATCCTCTCTCGTCATCCGATCGAAGCGGTGGCGGAGGGCCTCGTGGGGCAGGAGGACTTCGGCGCCCGCCTCGTGAGCGCGAATGTGCAGGGCGTGCGCTACACCACC from Pseudomonadota bacterium includes these protein-coding regions:
- a CDS encoding TetR/AcrR family transcriptional regulator, with the translated sequence MGRPSNARDRLLDSAVALIHSRSYESVGVQELCEHAGVKKGSFYHFFPSKEALTVALLEHRWSVFREQLRREVMDPSCEPLARVRRFVMMHAQAQVTLRDDCGRTPGCCFGNLAAELSTLSEPVRCKLEMVFAEQTALLEQVLDEAVVAGAIREIDVPDGARAIVAFVQGTLMLSKLHNRPEMVEELADHALALVRAGVDETISDRARPRSPA
- the trxA gene encoding thioredoxin, which translates into the protein MIELNDGNFEQEVINSDVPVLVDFWAEWCGPCRMLTPLIEQLSSSYEGRAKVAKLNVDEAQQVAMKFNVRSIPTVILFKDGKVQDTMVGIKKQSDYEQGLDALLA